The following is a genomic window from Cetobacterium ceti.
GAACTTCTAGCAAAAGAAAGCGAAGGAAAAGAAATTAGAATACTTAAAAATGGAGAATTAGGTGCTTATGAATATCCTCCTTGTACAAAAGAATTTGTAAATAGAATTTTCAATTGGGATACTGAGCAATGGGAAGAGGGAGCAACAGTACAGGAACAACTAGAGTATTATAAGCAAAAAATTATAGAATGTACAAAAGAAATATATATTGAAGAAAGAGCGGGGTTTAAGCCAAGCGATGAGTTATTGCAAAAGAAAGAATACTACTCTAATCTTCATATGCAAATATCACAGCCAGTGGCATTGAAAATCAATCAACATATGAATTCGACTAAGCCAGGAGAAGGTGTTTAAAAATGTTAACTGACTTATTAATTTCAAAAATATTAGACATTGCGAAGGGTTTTATACCCGATACTAGCAAACAAAAAGAACTAGAAACTAAAATAAAAGAATTAGATATTGAAGAACTAAAAGAAAAAGGGAATTATATAGATAAAATTCATTCTTTAATTCCTTTTGTTTTGCCTTGCTTTTTGCTAGTTCTTTTATCAATGTTTACTCTTAATTATCTAAGCGATTTTATAAATTCAAACATTGGAAGAGAGTGCCCAATAATACATATAGATGATAGATTAGTAGAAATTTGTAAAACTTTTATAGCATTCTTATTTGGAAAGAAAACTATAGAAAAATTTGCAAAGAAATAAAAGGGGAGAAAATGAAAGAATACATTCAGTGGTTCACACATTTATTTACGTGGGAAAATTTCCTTGCTGGGATAATTCCTGTTATGACCTTCTTAAATGGATTTTTAGGGGGTTATGATGATTTACTTGATTGTTTCATATGGTTAGTCATTGCTGACTATATAACGGGGCTTTTAAAGGCGGGAAAGTGCCATTCTTTATCAAGTCGAATAGGGAAAATTGGGATTGTAAAAAAATTCTTAATGTTGCTAATGATTGGTATTTGCCACAAGCTGGATTTAGCCTTCAATTTAAACGGAGCTTTAGGAGTTAGAACTTTAATGATAACATTGCTAATTGGTGAGGAGTTAATTTCTCTAGCTGAAAATTTAGATACTTTAGGTTTTCCAATTTTTAAAAAAATAAGAGATAGACTTTTACAAAATAAAAAAATTTAAAGGGGAATTAAAATGAAAATAGGTAAAAATGGATTAGATTTGATAAAACAAGAGGAGGGACTAAGATTAAAAGCTTACAAATGCCAAGCGGGTGTTTTAACCATAGGATACGGGCACACAAGGGGAGTAAAAGAAAATGATGTAATTACAGAGGAACAAGCGGAGAAATTGCTTATAGAGGATTTAGCGGAGTCTGAGAAGTGGGTTAATAAACTTGTTAAAGTTCCTTTGAGCCAAAACCAATTCGACGCATTAGTTTCTTTTGTTTTTAATTTGGGTGCTGGAGCATTACAAGATTCAACTTTATTAAAAAATTTAAACCAGGGGCAATATTACCAAGCCTCACAAGAGTTCAAATGGTGGAGAAAGGCTGGAGGGGAAGTTTTAGAGATATTAATGAGGAGAAGATTTAGAGAAAGAGATCTTTTTAACTCTTATCCTAATTTTTTAAAAACACAGTTGGGGAACTGGAGAGTTGAATATAATTAAAAAAACGGGAGATAATCCCGTTTTTATATTTTCACACAAACCCCATAGTTAAGCCCTACACCGTTTCTAAGGTGTGGTCTGACTAAAGTTACCAATCCACTTTTATAATGCCTTGTATGCCCTTTTACAGCACATGGTTTTCTTTCTAAAACCTTTTTCCCTATATGTTGACTATAAATTGAAGAAGGTATAAACATTTCTATGTCTTTATTTTCAGCTTTAAAATATTTATTTGCATATTTCAAGATGTTCATAATTTTATTTCTAAATCTATTAGTTTGATTTTCATCAGCTACAAAAAAATTATTTGGGAATAGGAATATATTTTCTTCATTTGATGTATCTTTACAAACAAATAATTTTATCCCTTTGTAATAAATTCCATCATAAAATTTGTCATATTCTTCTCCTTTTAGATACTTATGTAGTTCATCATCTACATTTTCTTTATCTACTATATCAATCTCTATAAATAGAGGTTCTACAACAGGATAGATAGTTAAATCTTTAGTATCTCTTATTTTTTCTGTATATTCAACAAAAGTTAAAATAAAATTTTTAAGAGGAATATTTATTTTTTCAAATTCATCATTTTTTAAATTATCTATTGTGTAAAATTCCTCTTCTAAAAATTTTTTGTTGTTAGCATATATAAAATCAACTTTTCTTTTAACATTATGCTCTATTGTCTTATCAATCCCATTTTCTGAGTATTTATATAAATATTTTACAAGAGCCTCACAAGGATATGTTTCTAAAGAATAATAAACTAATTCCTCTATCTCTTTGTCAGTTAATTTTTTATTTATATAACTTTTCAGTGTTTTTATTACAAAGTTTTTGCCCCTTGCTGGATTTTTACCTAGATGAGTACATGCTGCCACTAACTTTGAATATGCCCCTATTTTTTCTCCTGTTGTTTTATTATAAATGTTCCCATTTCTGAAAAATAAATTTTTATAAATTAACAAATTATTTTTATCACTTATAAAAGGTTCCGCATTTGTTAATACTAATGTTTTCTCTAGTGTTGGTTGTTGTTTTTCTTCAACTTTTGAAACATTAAAACTACTTGCTATTTCTCCAAATACATCTTTATTAAAGAATGTGTTTTCGTTTAGAATGGGTTTATTTTCTATAACTACATTCTTTTTTAGTTCTGATACTTCTTTGCTTTCTTTTAACTCTATTACATTGCACTTTTCTATAAGTTCTTGTATTTTCTCTTTCATTATTCCCCCCCCTTTTTATTTTTTCCCTTATATTTTTTTATATATAATTTTATCCCTTCTTCAATTTTACTAACAAAAGTTGAATCTTCATGTATTAATTCCAATTCTTCTAATAAAGTTTTATCTATTCTCATAGTTTTACTAATTTTATTAACTCCAGTTTTACTGCCTTCTTTTCTTCCAGCTCCAGTTCTTGCTCCACCTCTTGCCATTTAATACAAATCCTCCTAAAAAAAATTAAAAGGTATCTCTCTTTTATAAAAGATACCCTTGGTTTCTAGTATTCATAAACATTAGTTATTTTTATAATAATTTCCTCTAATTCCATGTCTTTACTATAATTTTCACATTTAAAATCAAAACATATTCCACTATCTTCTGTACTGTTATAAGAAATGCTATTATTATTTATAAAATCAGTTACTCTTGCATAATCATAAGGATCTGAAAAATTTAAATCCTCTTTATGATCTCTTAAATATGTTTCAATTTCTAAAATTGACATTTCTTTATCAATCATTTCTTTTTTTAAAACCTTTGCTAATTTCTTTAAAGTC
Proteins encoded in this region:
- a CDS encoding phage holin family protein → MKEYIQWFTHLFTWENFLAGIIPVMTFLNGFLGGYDDLLDCFIWLVIADYITGLLKAGKCHSLSSRIGKIGIVKKFLMLLMIGICHKLDLAFNLNGALGVRTLMITLLIGEELISLAENLDTLGFPIFKKIRDRLLQNKKI
- a CDS encoding lysozyme, which produces MKIGKNGLDLIKQEEGLRLKAYKCQAGVLTIGYGHTRGVKENDVITEEQAEKLLIEDLAESEKWVNKLVKVPLSQNQFDALVSFVFNLGAGALQDSTLLKNLNQGQYYQASQEFKWWRKAGGEVLEILMRRRFRERDLFNSYPNFLKTQLGNWRVEYN